A window from Littorina saxatilis isolate snail1 linkage group LG9, US_GU_Lsax_2.0, whole genome shotgun sequence encodes these proteins:
- the LOC138976362 gene encoding uncharacterized protein, translating into MDVLDDKFDRHVSVLLQEFEGQSFPCTLPRTCKETNIITSLLKEWQRNEQAELQNARFGCFRVLDVLDKKLLCTQAQLQYEVIACVRVLDVLGIEDVTRETLRACLKVCTRASWRRAFLSRRLQKAKEFLLHVAAIESLPRGFIFPRECRVERCYGVHNETALSLLVPQIQNKNMIVCFLKIAKSTLNSEQICLISNLLNVEADSRFKLYMNIALRDGEWCVVDHMLRVYDMDTTTLHQVLVKAMERREWKEVEACLERGADITTACTETGFDLNARSGERNRTVLHDAMFSHKDVMKEIVQALLQAGADPNVRDSDGETVVCTAVNYRNWDFALLLLMHTRAAGTTVSHTFRNGEPVLHFVCKKGQSDVVRELFTTQTDPLATDGKGNTLIMAALGGADSKNVRDDFFRKPEPITPGSEKENVMRVLIQSGVATHQALLSQSQLRSLKQEAQNVTVDSFQTPMWQAVKRRKLRIARMLYAAGACCHEEIHELVNSEFIGHKLEETNQRDILKFSEDFFSHFHSRFDYQPDDASACCHTEIHELANSEYVRQKVKHLRNSDPFLAFLNDIFRHVRFQGMHYTVGMCCTQEHNAFGDGKLNFVREKTEEMKNWCDIMDFLDHISSHPRSLQDICALTISHLIGCGPQRDKRAASLGLPDYLRRRVLQDHVISSDFLKDCPPDPEDIKEPYSGPWMCGGSGPINPDFQSELHRPVCSCQIEEGE; encoded by the coding sequence ATGGATGTATTGGATGATAAGTTTGACAGGCATGTTAGTGTCCTGCTTCAGGAATTCGAGGGACAAAGCTTTCCATGTACACTGCCACGGACGTGCAAAGAAACTAATATCATCACTTCACTGCTTAAGGAATGGCAACGAAATGAACAAGCAGAGCTTCAGAATGCAAGGTTCGGTTGCTTCAGAGTCCTAGACGTATTGGATAAAAAACTTCTATGTACACAAGCACAGCTTCAGTATGAAGTCATCGCTTGTGTCCGAGTCCTAGACGTGTTGGGCATAGAGGATGTAACACGGGAAACGCTACGCGCCTGTCTTAAAGTCTGTACTCGTGCATCATGGAGGAGAGCTTTTCTTTCACGGCGCCTTCAGAAAGCCAAAGAATTTCTTCTTCATGTTGCTGCCATTGAATCTCTTCCTAGAGGGTTTATATTTCCTAGAGAGTGTAGGGTTGAGCGCTGTTATGGAGTACATAATGAAACGGCTTTATCTTTGCTAGTTCcccaaatacaaaacaaaaacatgattgtgTGCTTTCTTAAGATCGCGAAATCCACACTGAATAGCGAACAGATTTGTTTAATCTCAAATTTACTGAACGTGGAGGCTGATTCCCGTTTCAAACTATATATGAACATAGCCTTGCGGGATGGTGAATGGTGTGTGGTGGACCACATGTTACGAGTGTACGACATGGACACAACAACGCTGCACCAAGTCCTTGTCAAAGCAATGGAACGGAGAGAGTGGAAAGAAGTAGAAGCGTGTCTCGAGCGTGGAGCGGACATAACCACAGCCTGCACTGAGACCGGGTTTGACCTGAACGCCAGGTCAGGAGAAAGGAACAGAACAGTTCTACACGACGCCATGTTCAGCCATAAAGACGTCATGAAGGAGATCGTGCAGGCATTGCTACAGGCTGGCGCTGACCCTAACGTACGAGATTCAGATGGTGAGACTGTGGTTTGCACGGCTGTTAACTATCGCAACTGGGACTTTGCTTTGCTTCTGTTGATGCACACTAGGGCTGCTGGAACCACTGTTTCACACACATTCCGTAACGGAGAACCGGTCTTGCATTTTGTCTGTAAAAAGGGTCAATCAGACGTTGTGCGTGAACTCTTCACAACACAGACAGACCCACTGGCCACAGACGGTAAGGGTAACACCTTGATCATGGCTGCCTTGGGTGGAGCAGATAGCAAGAATGTACGCGATGATTTCTTTAGGAAGCCTGAACCCATCACGCCTGGAAGCGAGAAGGAGAATGTAATGCGTGTTCTGATCCAGTCAGGGGTGGCAACGCACCAGGCTCTGTTGTCGCAGTCACAGCTGAGGTCCCTTAAACAGGAAGCCCAAAACGTCACAGTGGACAGTTTCCAAACACCCATGTGGCAAGCAGTAAAGAGACGCAAACTACGAATCGCTAGGATGCTGTATGCTGCAGGTGCATGTTGTCATGAAGAAATCCATGAACTGGTGAATTCTGAATTCATTGGACATAAATTGGAAGAAACAAACCAGCGTGACATCTTGAAGTTTTCGGAAGACTTCTTCAGCCATTTTCATTCGCGTTTTGATTACCAGCCGGATGATGCTAGTGCGTGTTGTCATACAGAAATTCATGAACTGGCAAATTCGGAGTATGTCAGACAAAAAGTAAAACACTTGAGGAATAGCGATCCCTTCCTGGCCTTCCTTAACGACATCTTCAGACATGTTCGTTTCCAGGGGATGCATTatactgttggtatgtgttgtACTCAAGAACACAATGCCTTTGGGGATGGAAAACTAAACTTTGTCagagaaaaaacagaagaaatGAAAAACTGGTGTGACATCATGGACTTTCTGGACCACATTTCCAGTCACCCTCGATCCCTTCAGGACATCTGTGCCCTGACAATCTCGCATCTGATTGGCTGCGGGCCACAGCGTGACAAAAGAGCAGCAAGTCTCGGTCTTCCTGACTATCTACGTCGTCGCGTATTACAGGATCACGTGATCAGTTCTGATTTTCTCAAGGACTGCCCTCCTGACCCCGAGGACATTAAAGAACCGTACAGTGGACCCTGGATGTGCGGTGGAAGTGGTCCTATTAATCCCGATTTTCAATCCGAGCTTCATAGACCGGTCTGCTCCTGTCAGATTGAAGAAGGTGAATAA